Part of the Syngnathus typhle isolate RoL2023-S1 ecotype Sweden linkage group LG17, RoL_Styp_1.0, whole genome shotgun sequence genome is shown below.
AGGTTCTCAAGGATGTACTGTCGAGTCTCTTTGCTGATTGGTCAAGGATGGCTGAAAGAACACTACGGATGGTCCTGATCTGTCTTTCCCATATTCCACCCATATGGCTTGCTGAAGGGGGATTCATGAGAAATTCACATCCAAGTGCCTTCACTTTCTCCtgattcatttctttcatgAGATCTGCGAGTTCTCTCTGGGCACCAATGAAATTGGTTCCTCTGTCACATCTCAGCTGACGTACATTTCCTCTTATTGCAATAAATGCTCGCAGAGCATTTAGGAATGCGTCTGTACTCAGGTCGTCTACTACTTCAATATGTATGGCTCGTGAACATAAACAGGTTAGTACGAGCCCATATCTCTTGAGCTCCTTTCGTCCATCCTTTATGTATATTGGCCCAAAGCAATCCATTCCGACATAGGTGAAAGGCGGATTAGGCTCTGTTCGGTCTACTGGCAAATCTCCCATACTTTGATTCTCTGTTTTCCTTCTGTATTTGCGACATTTAACACATTTGAAGATGTATGATGAGACTGCACGGCTGCTCCCAAGAATCCACCAACCGTTTGCACGCAACTCATTCATCGTCATTCCACGACCTTGATGTTGAACCTTCGAGTGAAAATGTCTGATTAACAAAGTTGAAATGTGACTGTCCTTGGGAAGTATGGCAGGATGTTTTACATGTGGGTGAAGCACAGCTTGACTCAAACGTCCCCCAACTCTGAGGATTCCCTTTTCGTCCAGAAACGGACTTAGCTTGTACAGTTTATGATCTGTGGTCTTGGAAACTGTTTTCTTTGATTTTAGACTCTTTATCGCTTCTGCGAAAGCTTTCTCTTGAACAAGTTTAATGACAAACAGttctgtttgttttctctcttccAAAGTTGTACTTTCTTTGGTCCTTTGTATGTCACCCTTGTATTCTCTGGCCTTTCTTCTCAAGATTGCAAGTGCTCTTATCAAACTGGACCATCCTGAGAACTTCTCAAATCTGCTGAGAATAGTTTGTTCTTCCTTTGACTTGATGGTATGCACAGAAGCTTTGCGAAGTTCTGGATCATTTTCTCTGATCTCTCCCACCTTGATATCTCTATCAGCCATGTTCTTCTCCCAGAGAAATGCTGGCCCCTGAAACCATTCTGAAGACTTCAGTTGCTCTGCAGTTAAGCCTCGAGAAACGTAGTCTGCTGGGTTCTGCTCTGATGCGACATACGCCCATTGTTCTGGCCTTGTGCTTGACTTGATCCTTTGTATCCGATTCGCTACAAACACTTGAAACCTTTTGGCATCATTATTTATGTAGCCGAGAACAACGGTGGAGTCCGTCCAGAAAAACTCTGCAAGGTCTGGGATTTCAAGCTCTGCCCTGAGTAGATCACTGACTCTAACTGCAACAACTGCTGCTGAGAGTTCGAGTCGAGGGATAGTTGTGACACTAGTAGGCGTGACTCTTGACTTGGCCATTACCAAGCAACAATGGACTTGATCAGAATGGTTAATGATTCGCAGGTAAGTACAAGCACCATATCCATTGACACTGGCGTCTGCGAAGTGATGAAGCTCGTAGCTTTTAACCTGACCGAAATCTGTAAGAATGAAACATCTTTGAATCTGCATGTTGGCTAAACTGGGAAGGACTTTAATCCAAGATTCCCACTGGGGTTTTAAGTGCTCTGGAAGCTCGTGGTCCCACTCAACCTTATCCTTGCACATTTGCTGGAGAATCTGCTTTCCCAGGAGGACGAATGGTGCTATAAACCCAAGGGGATCGTAAATAGAGGCGACCGTAGAAAGCACACCTCTTCTTGTAAGGGGGTTCAACTTAACTTGAACTCTGAATTTGAATGTGTCTGAAGTGACACACCACTCCACTCCGAGAGCTCTTTCAATGCGTGGTAAACTTAGAGACATGTCAAGGTCTTTCACTGTGGCACACTCTTCTTCTGGAATAGTGGACATAACTCTCTCACTATTTGACACAAATTTGTGGAGTCTTAACTTTCCTTTGAAACAGAGCTCTCTTGAGTCTTTGATGAGCTGAATGGCTTCACTTTCAGTTGGAACGCTTGCCAAGCCGTCATCAACATAAAAGTTTCTCTGTATGAAATGTATGGTGTCTTCTTGGAATTGACCTTGTCCTTGGGCCGCAAGGTGTTTTAGGCCAAAGTTGGCACAGCCTGGAGAAGAAGCTGCTCCAAAAAGATGGACCTTCATACGGTAAACTGATGGTGATGCTTCCAAATCTCCCTTCTCCCACCAAAGAAACCTTAAATAATCCTGGTCCTCTTTTGCGACATGGAACTGGTGGAACATGCGCTCTATATCACACATGAATGCGACAGAACTTCTGCGGAAACGACAAAGAACACCAACCAATGCGTTTGTCAAGTCAGGACCGGATAAAAGATGGTCGTTGAGAGAAGTGTCTTGGTATTTGGCCGAGGCATCAAATACTACTCTGATCCTGCCGGGTTTGTGTGGGTGATAGACCCCATGATGTGGGATAAACCATGCAGGAGTGTTATTCAACTCTTCGTCAGGGACTTTTTCAGCATCTCCTCTTGAGATGATATCATCCATGAAGTTTGTGTAATCATTGTAGTATGACTTGTCTTTCTTTAATCTTCTTTCCAGACACTTTAGGCGATGCATTGCACATATTCTGTTGTCTGGTAATGTGGGTCTTTCGTCACGAAATGGTAGTGGCATCTCATAGTGGCCGGTCTCATTCTGTGTGATGTTTTCTTTGAGTTTTGTGAGAAACTTTAAATCTTCTTGTGACACAGGGTTGCCATCAAGGGCTCTTTCAGAGAAGTCTCCTTCAAGTGCTTTGATAACGTCCGAAGGGGTGACGTCCTTTACTGTTGTCCTATTGACATAGTGGACCTTGTTCTGAAGCTTTAGAGAGGGCTTAAGCTCTGGGATGACCTTCTTGACAATAATACGATGACTAATACCAATCGCATCTCCATAGTTCAAGCAGGGATTGGTTTGTCCAACTATACTCCAACCAAGATCAGTGCGCTGAGCGTATGGCTCACCTTCCTTGCCTGACACAATCTCTCTTGGAAGAAGAGCTTGTGAGCAGTTGTATCCGATCAACAATCCTACCTCGCAATCTTGCAAAGGTGCGATTTCTGGTTGAAGGTGTTCTAAATGTGGCCAAGCTTTAGCTGTCTCATTAGTTGGAATGTGAGCTTTGTTGGCTGGAATGAATTCTCGTGTGTATGTAGGAGGTAAAGTGATTTCTTTGCTTGAGTTAAGACCACGAACTTTAAGATCTTGCAGTCTGTTAGACTGAACAACTGTAGTCTGGGAAGACATGGTAGACAGTTCTAGTTTAACCGGTTCTTGGTTTGTATCTAGCAACTTTGCAACTTCACTGAGAACAAAGGTTGTATCGCTTTGCGAATCCAGTAAGGCATATACAAGaacttctttgtgttttgtagAAGATGAAAGCCACACAGGAATGATTGCAGCCGTCTGTGTGTTATTTTCTTGACTCGCTACTCGGTTAGTTGTAGCCATGGCTGTAACTTGTTCTTGAGCTCGGTCGCTTTGACTTGATCTTTTGTTACTTGGATTTGGCTTAGCTAGTGGTtgcttttgttcttctttgtcCTTAACTATCTTCATGAAGACAGGTAGGATGCCCTTTACTGCACCTTTCACAAATATTGCGGTTGGTACAGCTCTTTGAAAGATGGCCTGGTTTGAGACAACCAAAACATAGCCTTTCCGACTTAATGAAGCTGATTCTGTCTGACACAGCCTTTTCAAGAAAACTTCTGCATTTGTGTAAACTGTGCTTGGGTTTCTTGCAGAATACACATaccagttgtgttttttcttgtgaAGTCGTCATCAGTGTTTTAACTCCAATTTCTTTCTGTTTGGTAAATTTCAGTTTGTCTGATTTGTTAAACTCACATTGTTTTAGTGACTGTAAAGATGTAACAGGATTACAAGCAATCTTGGCTTCTCTCGTTAAAAACTCAACAAACTGGCTGAAAGTGGGAAACTGATTTGTTTGTTCTTCAATTTCAACAACCTTGCGATTCCAACTAGCAGCAAGCCAGTCTGGAAGTTTGGAAAGAATCTTTCGGTTCTCATTGCAGTCATTCAAGATCTCTAATGACTTAATGTGAGCTGTTGCAGCTTCACAACTGCGCAAGAAATCTGCAAAGTCCCTTAGTTCGAAACTGTCCCTTGAGGTCATTTTGGGCCATGCATGCAGTTTGTCTCTAAAAGCTTTTGCTATTGTGAATGGATTTCCATATCTTTCATCCAGAATCTTCCATGCAGCAGCATGTGCGGATTCAGTTCCAAGCAGGAAGTATCCTTCAACCGCTCTCTTAGCCGGTCCACTCACATATCTTCGAAGGTAGAATATTTTCTCCTTGTTAGGGATATTCTTTTGGTCTATCAGTCTTTGGAATGACAGTTTCCAGTCACTGTAACTTAAGGGATCCCCAGAAAACACAGTAGGTTCCGG
Proteins encoded:
- the LOC133170888 gene encoding uncharacterized protein LOC133170888 isoform X1, which translates into the protein MKIVKDKEEQKQPLAKPNPSNKRSSQSDRAQEQVTAMATTNRVASQENNTQTAAIIPVWLSSSTKHKEVLVYALLDSQSDTTFVLSEVAKLLDTNQEPVKLELSTMSSQTTVVQSNRLQDLKVRGLNSSKEITLPPTYTREFIPANKAHIPTNETAKAWPHLEHLQPEIAPLQDCEVGLLIGYNCSQALLPREIVSGKEGEPYAQRTDLGWSIVGQTNPCLNYGDAIGISHRIIVKKVIPELKPSLKLQNKVHYVNRTTVKDVTPSDVIKALEGDFSERALDGNPVSQEDLKFLTKLKENITQNETGHYEMPLPFRDERPTLPDNRICAMHRLKCLERRLKKDKSYYNDYTNFMDDIISRGDAEKVPDEELNNTPAWFIPHHGVYHPHKPGRIRVVFDASAKYQDTSLNDHLLSGPDLTNALVGVLCRFRRSSVAFMCDIERMFHQFHVAKEDQDYLRFLWWEKGDLEASPSVYRMKVHLFGAASSPGCANFGLKHLAAQGQGQFQEDTIHFIQRNFYVDDGLASVPTESEAIQLIKDSRELCFKGKLRLHKFVSNSERVMSTIPEEECATVKDLDMSLSLPRIERALGVEWCVTSDTFKFRVQVKLNPLTRRGVLSTVASIYDPLGFIAPFVLLGKQILQQMCKDKVEWDHELPEHLKPQWESWIKVLPSLANMQIQRCFILTDFGQVKSYELHHFADASVNGYGACTYLRIINHSDQVHCCLVMAKSRVTPTSVTTIPRLELSAAVVAVRVSDLLRAELEIPDLAEFFWTDSTVVLGYINNDAKRFQVFVANRIQRIKSSTRPEQWAYVASEQNPADYVSRGLTAEQLKSSEWFQGPAFLWEKNMADRDIKVGEIRENDPELRKASVHTIKSKEEQTILSRFEKFSGWSSLIRALAILRRKAREYKGDIQRTKESTTLEERKQTELFVIKLVQEKAFAEAIKSLKSKKTVSKTTDHKLYKLSPFLDEKGILRVGGRLSQAVLHPHVKHPAILPKDSHISTLLIRHFHSKVQHQGRGMTMNELRANGWWILGSSRAVSSYIFKCVKCRKYRRKTENQSMGDLPVDRTEPNPPFTYVGMDCFGPIYIKDGRKELKRYGLVLTCLCSRAIHIEVVDDLSTDAFLNALRAFIAIRGNVRQLRCDRGTNFIGAQRELADLMKEMNQEKVKALGCEFLMNPPSASHMGGIWERQIRTIRSVLSAILDQSAKRLDSTSLRTLLYEVMAIVNSRPLSVEHLSDPTGPEPLTPNHILTMKSTIVQPPPGEFMKEDLYLQKRWRRVQYLANEFWIRWRKEYLLNLQPRQKWTAHRRNLKVNDVVLLGEDMAPRNEWKLAKVTDVYPGTDNKVRKVRLLVSERTYDKHSKLVTKTVSLEQPIHKVIVLLEAD
- the LOC133170888 gene encoding uncharacterized protein LOC133170888 isoform X2, producing MEQQEIERLEVEVRKRAVEQETLIRQKRLEREAEEIRLRMQREADEAKFKAQQEEYAALQRTLDEKKRKVQHLEKVKDLKAAQARMQVYDQMSVAEVQRVDVTKINTEIRDVEHVSFPSLLEQVSPQAAGTPKGDGTSDLVKVLASALSASRIPVPEPTVFSGDPLSYSDWKLSFQRLIDQKNIPNKEKIFYLRRYVSGPAKRAVEGYFLLGTESAHAAAWKILDERYGNPFTIAKAFRDKLHAWPKMTSRDSFELRDFADFLRSCEAATAHIKSLEILNDCNENRKILSKLPDWLAASWNRKVVEIEEQTNQFPTFSQFVEFLTREAKIACNPVTSLQSLKQCEFNKSDKLKFTKQKEIGVKTLMTTSQEKTQLVCVFCKKPKHSLHKCRSFLEKAVSDRISFIKSERLCFGCLKPGHLSKSCTNRNICERCSKGHPTCLHEDS